TGTTCTTCTACATCTGGCTGCAACCAAATgtggcatttttctgtttctttgcttttacaTATACATTTTTTAGCCAGGAAACTTAAAAAAGACCATGAAAAGTTCTGTTGGGTACATGGTTGTCCTTAAGATAACAGTAACAACAGTCCTTCCTCAGATAAGGTGTAGGTGACCATCCCAGTGAGCAAGCTCTTGCTCCTTTCTCCAGGCTTTTTTTTGGCTGCTGCAGGTTTACGCAGAAGTTTCCTCAGAGGGGGTTCTTATGTCAGGAAAATCTACTGTACCTACTCCTATATCCTATTTGCCTTACCTTAGTGCCAGGCAGTTTTCCCTGTGGGAAATAAATATTGTCTTGCAAGGGTTAGACAAACTAGCCATGGGGCTCTGCACAGCTAAAGCGAAGCAGCCGTCTGTGTCCACCATAACTGAGCTTTCCTTTAGCGTCCTTTGACTTGTGTGTGGAAGCACAAAGATTCCTTGTTTACTGCCCCTCACTATCCCATCTGTCTATGTTTCCTCTCCTTTAcaacagaggcagaaaaaaggATGGGCTTTCAGGTCTCAGCATCTTTACTTCCCAGTCTAGCAGATGGACCTCTGTCTATCCCTGTTGGCAGCAGATAGTCAGATGCATCTGGAGTGGAAATGCACATTTTCCTCTGCAGCCCTTCTGAAAGGGTGGCACAGCTGGgaggcagaaagcagcaaggaAGGAGCCATATGGCACAAccctctgctggggctgccagagTTTTGGAGGTTGTGCCAGTTATTTGTTAGGAACCTGATTGCACTCCACAAGCTACCAAACCCCCAAGTTATCAGGTTATTATCACTGTGTCTCTTTTGGTAAGAAATCCTCTAAGTCACTCCTGAAATGGTTGTAAAATGTGAATGAACAAATGAATgagtatatgtgtatatatataaatgagtATAGTGTGTGAAAATATCCCATGCAAACAAGTCTTCAATGTTTTCAAATTACAGAATTCACTTAAGATCAAAAATGCTGGAGATTGGAAACATCCCAATAAACTACTTCTGTCGAAGCTACATCATTGGATTATTTTTACCTCCTCACTAAAGATGTTCGGAGATGAAGCCAAATACAAGCATGAGAGGAAGTTCTAGAGATGAGAAGCAAAATTGGCGAGTATGCACCTGTATTTCCAAAAATTATGTGGGGTGATGGAAACAAAACTCAGCTTTGAAAATCTTTGTACagtgtaaaaggaaaaagctaaTTTTATTTCTGGTGCTAATCTATGTTAGCTCTACCTAAGTCATTGGGATTTTATGACTGGGAGGACAGGAATCAAGATTCACCATGATAATTTCAGTTTATAAATATGTTGGCtgaattttttaaatagaaaaggaagGTAAGgagcatttttatttgaagaactGTGAGTAACTCAGCTGAGAAACCCCAGTTCCTCTGGTTTTTCACACTTGCTAGTATTGAGTCCTCATGGGGAAAGATGTGCCATTCCCAGGAGTCTTACAGATCTGAGCCAAAGTGGAGTCGTGGATCTGGACAATTGGAGGGGCTGAATTCTGTATTCATTGCTCGGTTCTACAGTGGATCCAAGCTCTAGGTGGTGATGTCTCCACCTGTATAGAATGGATAGATGGATGCTACTTTGGATGGGAACTTTGGTGTTTCAGCTCATTACAAATTAATTATGAAATTCTACTGGAAAATGGAATACAGATCAGACTTTCTTTAGGGAGTGGGTTTTACCTGGCTCCTAAGTATGCTTCTAAACTTAGTGTCACTGTAGTTAGCCAACAGTGTGTGAATAGTGTGCCATTCAGTGTGAGAATACTTACCTAAATTGTTTAAAAAGTAAACTATGAAGGATTTTAGAGTATACATTTCAAGCATAGCAGAAGGTCTACTGCTTATATTCGTTCCACCCAAGGATTCCCCCATTCTGTCTCCAGACTGATGTAAAGATAGACCTTGATATGGATCCTGCCTTCACATTGCAATCAGAGATTAATGGAAGACTGATATTTTATAATTGTGTTGAATGGGTTACCGTTCACTGCCATCAGTTCTGGAAGTGAAACCAAATGTTCCCTGCACTCCTTTACTGTAACTTATAGAGTCCCCTAGTCACTCCTGCCTTCTGCTGGCTAAACTGATATTAGCAGCCTCTTCAGTTTCAGTACATCAACCCAACCATATCTGAATATGAGTGGCTAAAACATATTCCCTCAGCAATATTTTCTTGGAACATGTAATGCACAGCAAactattttttatattattttttaatgctttacttacagtgccattttttttctcatgctcaGGCTGATAATTATCAAAGCAAAGCTTGACTGGTACAGAGAGACTCACTTTTGAAGACATAGTGTGCACTGATGTACACTGACATTCTTTTTTGAATTTGCTTATTCATCCTGGCCAAAAAAAGACAACCTCCACAGCACTTGGAAGTGTTGGAAGTAAGCAAAGTAAAGTACTTGAAATTTGCCTCTTATGTCTTTAAGAACTCAAGTAAGGAATCTTAATGGCCTTTTTCAGTAACTATCTACTGCAAACTGCCCAAATTGACTGAAATAATAATTGTTTTCCATACTGTTTAACATGTtcctagctttttttttttaatacatgtaGCAACAAATTAGTCAGTGACCGATCTATCTagaaaatactctttttctAATAATATTACCATATAAAAATGATTATTCATAATCTGTctttacagagaagaaagattCCTTCACCTGTTCCATAAGATGAATCAGTATGCTGCAGCACTGACTGGAGGAATTGCtttatatttataaattgcAAACGACTGGAACTCTGCAACACAGTCATCTGCCCATTTGACGCCTGGTTTTAATCCTTTGGATAGTTCATTCATGACTCCCATGAACAATGCAGGGAAATAAGAAACATACAGAAGGACAGAGCGACTCCTCAAGTATTGGGAGTCTCCTGGATGACACAGACCGAGAGGTGAGCAGCCTCACAGATCGGGCTTTCAAAAGTCTGTGTGTGGCAGAACTTGAAGACTCTTATAATGAACCAGATCTTGCCATTTCACCTGACTTCACTCGCCAGTTCTCTGCTAAATTTCATCCAGGGGCATTAAACCATGCCATCAAATTAACAGCAAGCTGTAACAAGCTAGCAGcaagaaacaatgaaaatgcaATATGGGCTTCAACATTCCAGCAGTTACCAAAGTGTgctccagaagagaaaaagagtgcCAAGAATAACACCCTtggtacagaaaggaaaaagctgaatTTGCCAGTCCCTGGTCCAAGGAACAATAAACATGTTTCAAAAGTTTCTTCACTGATTAAGACGTTCGATAAGACTGCAAATCAAGGGTCAGGAGATTCCCTGATAGCCAGCAAGCAGCCcattaaaaatagctttcaaaGATGTAAATTAAATCATGGAAATGATATGGCATGCTGGGATAACACAGCCATTTTAAACATCCACAAGGAACTGTCTGGATTTTCTGAGGATAGTCAAGATAGCCACCATGTCAGTGGCAAACATGAGCCACAGAAAAGACCTAATAAAATAGATATGAGTTACTGGGGTTCTGATGGTTGTTATCCTGTGTTGATTGAGATGTCAAAAGTAGCCAAGTCAAATTTTTCCCGTTCAtctaaaaatgctttcaaaaacaaaaatttgaaaGTTAATGAGCCAgcaaaaaaaggcaattttcttcacagtgagaaTAGTGCTTTTGAATCATGGAATGTCCATCATAGAAAATTGTCTGAAAAAGAGGAATTTGTTGATCCagtaacagaaaaggaaagtcttACATACCGCGAAGAAACGCCAGTTATTGAAGGATCTCATGCAAGTGAACTTAAATTGCCACCCGTCAAGGCCACTGTTGCTAAGAATCAGAAGAAAGATTTTCAGATGGAGCCAACTCCACCAGAAACTGCTTTTAGTATCCCCCTCCCAGCTGTATTTGTACCTCGGGGTCCCCTCCCTTCTGGAACTGattttcctgctgctcttcctcctgTACCTCCACCTAGGATCCACGTGCACCAGAATCCTCCTCAGCCACCTCCAGTCCCTCAGCCACTTCCACTCCCAGCTCCCCCACATCCCCCAACACCGCCCATCCATGAAGCCCCTCCTATACCACCCCTGCCACTTCCAGATCAACTTTCCCCTCCTGCCATGTCCCAGACCTCCATCTCACCCCAGTCCATGTCCCACAGGATGGTTTCTCCCTCATCTCTGTCCCAGGCACCTGTTCCACTTCCACGAGGGCTCCCAGCCACCTTAACCAAACAGGAAGCCACCAGTCTACcctggaggaggctgagggctACAAAAGGAGCATCAGAGAGGAGACAAACTTCAGAGGAGTTCTCAACCAGCAATGAAACATGTTTATTGTCTGAAAAAGCATCTGGAGCCAAACCTGATCAGGATGTGACTCCTCTGATTAAACAGGCAAACTCTCCTGGATCGGTCAGTCCCATTTTTAACATCACTAAACTCTTAACACCCATTATACCACCAAAACAGGAGATTGATCCCATGGAAAGTGAAATGATCCCGCTCACGCCTCCTCCCACTGAGAGCATGTCAGAGAGAGATGATGAAGGGAGTGTGTTTAGTGATTACAGGTCTCGGGACAGTTACAAATCAAAAGCATCAAGTCTATTGTTCAACTTGAAAGATGTGCGTAAACGTGTTAAGACTATTTACACCCCTTCTCCTCTATTAAGAGTCTTGGAAAATAGAAATAGGGCTAGGGAAAGTATACAGGAGaatttgcaagagaaaaatagCATGAAGATGGCAGAGAAAGATGAATTGAGTGATATAACTTCAGCGTTGTCTGAGAGTATTCATGAAAAGGACAATAAAACTGATTTAGCTGGACACTTCACAGACGATTACCTGACTTTGAGTTCACCCCAGACAACAGCAGACTTTTTATTTCACCAGACTGTAGACAATTTGCAGCAAGATCATTCAACACATGAAGATCTGATTAAAAATACAAGGGGTAATGAGGACTACCCCTTGTTAGGGCATCAGTGTGAAGAGCCcaatttaagaaaaagtttGCCTTATCCGGCAATGAAACTATACAGTAGAGACGATACAGATACAACACTTGGGCAGCCCTTGCAAAATTCCAGTTTCCAAGctgaggaaaaggagagagaggcTGGTAAACCGAATGAAAATGTTGCTTTCAAAACACTCCCAAGCCAACTCTCACCAGCAGAGGATGTACCTTACAGCGACATCCAAACCAACATGGCAGTCACTGACCATGAAGCACAAGGCAAAAGAAGCCCTAGTTCTTCTGAACAGTCTTTCATCTCCACAGTAGAGCAACCATTTCAGGAGGAGCAACTTTCACCAGAACTCCTGGTGGAGAAGGAAAGCCTTCAAGAAAGCCAGAGGACTAAAGCTGAAATGAGTGCAGAAAGTAAGAAAAGTCACGAGGAGAGAAGGAATGCAGTTGGGGAAGACAAACTGCAGTATTATGCTTGTGTCAGCTCTGGTACTGGTGCATCAGAGAGGAAGGAGGGTACAGTTACTGAGAATGAACAGAGGAGcatgataaaagaaaaactaagacaagagaaaaaggaagaagccaaTGGCATGGATTCTGCTTCTGACAGCATAAAAGACTCATCCACTCCAAGGTCTGAGGAGCCACAAACTCGACCATCTTCAAGTTCAGCCAAACCCTGTCTGTTTATGATCAAAGATAACAAATTCAGGTCACCTCAGGTAATAAGAGCTGTCAAGATGCCTCTGTTTAGATCCTTTTCCCTAGATGATACAGTGAGCAGCAGTTATAAAGAAATGGAAGGTAGATTTGCACTCCCAGTTGCACACAGCAAGCAACCCCAGGACATGCTGCATGCCGCGGAGCAAGGCTGGTTGGCATCGATGCGCATAGGGCAACAGGATGTGAGGGAAGGAGCAACCGACAGAGGGAGAGATGCCAGTGAGACTGGATCTACTTCAGCAACACTGGACCCCAATCTTCTGGAAGATACAGAGAGCTTTTTGTTAGGGAAGCTGatggaagaagatgaagagacTTGTACTTTGTTAAATGAAGTTGGGAAAATGAATGAGGAAAGTATCTGCAGAGATAAAAAGAAGCCCCAGATTAGAAAGGCAAGACACAGCTTAACACAGCCAAATTTAGGTCTAGAAAATGACCAAGCACAAAACAGCCCCAGCTATCCAACAGAAAGAAAGGTAAATTACTTTAAGAACCATCGTTTGTTTAATCGCAGAGGTGGTTCttgtgcaaaaaaaataataactacaGAGACAATTTCCCCTGTGGCTGAATCCATACCAGAGGACCATACATATCTTTCTGTATCCCATGAAGAGGAGATGCTAGACATGGAAGATACACAAGTTTTGTTAGACAGCCTTGAATGCTCTGCTGTTACAAGCCCCAGATCAGGAAGCACAATGCACTCTCTTGTTGTCAGTTTACCATCAGAGAAACCAACAATTTCTAGCCTTGGAGAGACAGAAGGTGCTATAAACCCTGCCTTACTGAACATGGCATTGAAGAGTCAAGCTGATacatctgcagaagaaatactCAATTCAACACAGAGGCATCCTCTACTTGATCCTGCAGGGGAAGCTGAGAGACTGGGACTCGGGGAGAGAGGAGCGAGCAAGCCTCCTGCTGTGCcaccaaaaacagaaaaggctcTGCGGCGGGCCAAAAAGCTGGcaagcaggaggaagaaaatagaagagcagcagaaaaagcatCAGGCAGAGCATACAGACATTGCAGGGAGAAAAGTTTCTCGTTCTGGGCACACACTAGCATCTCCCTCACCACTGGGGTATTCTATCCATCCTGCTCCTCATTCAACTTTTACTTCTCCAGAAACCAGTATAAGAAGACTTAGTGGTGCATCTGCAGTAAGCCCTTCACCTTCTTTGACCCAGCGTAAACTTCTCCAAGACCCTGATTCTGGCCAATACTATGTAGTTGATTTACCAGCTGAAGTTAATGTAAAGACTTTTTATGACCCAGAAACTGGCAAGTATGTTCAAGTCTCAGTCCCTTACTCCGAAGAAAATGCATACCAGCCCTCATCTTCAGAAATCAGGAATTCTCCTTATGCCTCCTACCCTAGAGCACTGCCTTTACCAGCTTCATCTGTGGCAGTGCTGAGATCACCTTCTCAGCTCTCTGAATCTACCTGGTTAATGTCAGCCAAACAAGGAGAACCGGCAGAACTACCAAAAGATGGTCAACAGGACTACAGATACGCTGGAGCTGTGGATAACCAGCCCTGTACTGAACCAGCCTCTCACTCCTGCAGCCAAGATACGGAAGAAACTCACATTTGCTTAGGAAAGGACATGAGCTCAACCCCAAATACAGCCCTGGTGTCTCTCACTAATTTAGataatttttctgctgaaggagTATCTTGAAAAATGAAGCAACAAAACATGCCAGCTGGTGTTAAGATCCATTTGGACAGTCACATGCACACACGAGCACACACAGATTTTATGTTTGTACAACACTATGTCTGAATCTCATTATGGTTTGGgtgggaaggaaaatgaaggatGATCATGTTGAAAGATAAGAGGAGACGGTCTCTCTGAAGAAGTGTAAAATTGAGTGAGCCCCAAATCACCAATGAGATAAAAGGGCAATGTCAgctaaacaaataaacacaatgGTATGAAGCCACTGCTTGTTGCTACTGCTGCTTTGCCATTAGGGTGGCCTGGGATTGCCAAAGCAAGCGTTCTTTTGCCCAGATGTGTTGCATGATATATGGCAGAAAGTCAAGCCTATGAGACCATCCTGTCCATCCTGAGAACTAAGAGAGATGCTGCATCTCTTGAACTTTCCTCACTCAGTGCCTTTGAACTGTACTGGCAGGCAGAATGCTACAAACATGCCACAAACCTGAGATTCATTTTTTGCTCACATTGATTAACCAGATGTTATTAATAAAGATGCACAGTACAACAGCCATAccaaagaaaaatttaaacaaCCAGAATACAGTTGCAGCTGCTCTTGACTTCTTATATACTCTTGTAGTGTCCACTAACATGCTGCTGAATTCCTTACATTTGTTGATAATTTCCAATTATGCTCCTCTAGCATCAGGGGTTATTTATAATGCAACTTTAAACTTCTACTTCTCTTGATAGTTGGcccaaaatattttggtaaGGAGCAAGGTTGAATAAAATCCCATAACACAAAGTATTTAACTTTTGTTATAATGAAAAGATCTCTGCTTGATATAATTGAAAcgcttttctttttggtttggtGTTAGGCTCCCACTGAAATACAGTGCTaacttttaaaatctgaaaaatgttgttcttaattttgttttcatgcattctgcgattaaaaaaaaaaaaaNNNNNNNNNNNNNNNNNNNNNNNNNNNNNNNNNNNNNNNNNNNNNNNNNNNNNNNNNNNNNNNNNNNNNNNNNNNNNNNNNNNNNNNNNNNNNNNNNNNNAAAAGAGAGACAACATCCAAAGTATTAATTCctgaaaaagtgcttttttgGATTATCACTATTCTTTGAAAGCTCTGTATCAAACTATGACTCATCCTTGCTTAAGATATTTTTTATCATCGCAGATAATAAGAGAACCTTGCtgaaaagatggagaaaaaacagaatgtaATGTTTCTGcttataaatatacatatttgGAGTAATGgtctccctttttttcctgtctcatTTCATAGCTTTCCTTTATCAAAATTGAAGTACAGGAGTATTTTAATGTCTTCAGACATTCAAATTTTTCAATGAACTTTGACTTGGAACtcagaaaatctattttcaCCTAGAACAGAGCTCATcttggaagaaataaataatttgaaaatcaaGAGTGTTTCAGAAACAAGAATCACTTACCAAGTTGTTAAATTAAGATAAATGTATCCtattatgaatatttttctttattttggtcACAAATATTTCACCAAACTGACATAGTGTCATTTACACCGTACTTCTCTGGTATCTGCTTTCATTGTATACAACATAATGCCTATCCAGCGTAGGACAGGATGTCATCTGTCATATCAAAGTATCAATAAATAGATTTATTAAAGTTTTCCAAGGAACCTATGTGATCGGAAAGCCTAGAAGAATGTACAAgccattttttttgttgcttgaTCTCACAAATGTAAATACCCTTAAGAGCCAGAAGTCAAGAGTGAGCAGGCTCCCAAAAAACAGAATAACAGCATGTTTTCCAAGAGGAGTCTGTGGGTACAAAGTATCTGTACacgtttaaaaaaaatggtaatttgATTAGCAAAACATAGAACTgcattaaagcaaacaaacaaacctttaGCTTGAttaacttttgtttgtttatgtgcacatttttccttctgcgctccatttttttttctagattctTCTCTCACTATGGAAAATTGTATCCTCCAGTATACAACTGCTAGGTACATGAGGAAAGCAGAGTGAATTTTTCAATTTCTGTGACAGCAAAGCGAAGCCTGGATGTCTGAAGAGGAGACAGTACTAATTTGAATACCAAACCTTTAGCCAACGCTTTCTGTTAGCTAATGGGATCTACACTCATAGCAAACTGAATCTCTAAACTTGGATGTGTGTAATGCTTTAATGCTATAATGcgatggaaagcacagcaataacagcagtGTGACACAATCCTAGGCTTCAGCAAATGAGGACAAGCCCAAAAACAGCAGCCATGGacacagaaacagagaagaaaatttgcttacctttggaaggcctcaagGATGACAGAGATCTCCAGTGAGATaacctcacctccactgccaaacCTTAAAGGAGATCTGGGaagggtggatcctggctccactcctACTGGTCCCTTGGTTTGGCCCTGCgttcccaccaggtgctcagtcactgttTCAGGCAGTAATTTAGCATTTTCTCTAGAACGTGTCACAGAGAGAATTTGTagctaaatgaaataaaatccagaGCTGGAGGTCTTTGAAAATAAGTCTGAAAATGATTCTTATCATGTATTCAGACCTGTCCCCAGAGTGCATTGACATACAGAGCGAATGCTGTTACACAAGTGTTGCTTCAGGTTCAGACAaactatttatatatatacatataggaaaaaaaaaaaatctacagttaaatatacatgtattttatgCGCCTATAGAACTGCTGTTTGCATGTCAGTATAAGACAGCAGTAATGTCTATGATGGTAAACACAAAATGGTTGTGTGTTAAAAGGTGGCAAAACAACAACTCttcaaataacaaatatttCCCTCCACCTTGCgctcttctgtttgtttggtttcattttccATTGCTGTAGTGGAAAATCTAGGTCTTCTGGATAAGATGACAACTGTTAATTGACCTCTTTTGGAGAGGAAGCTGTGAGAAATGTGCAATAATCACTAAAACGTTTATTAAAAAAGCACTGTTTTGTAATGCTAATGACCGTGACGTTAAAGTAGAGTGAAGGGATGTGTAGGCAAACAGAGCTGAATTCAGCCTTGCAGCAGCCTATGGCTCTGtgcagagaagcacagcaggCTGAGAGGGGCTAGGGCCATTGCTTTCACTGttcccttctcttccagtttctgTTTCCCATGTTGCATTCCTGGGTGCTCCCAGGCTTGGTTGCAGTGGTGGATCTTCCTTGCTAAGTGTGACAGGGACAAACACGggcccagaaagcagcaggtgACCTTCAGCTAGACCCTGTCACTGGAGCCTCCTCACTTTGAGCCTTTCTCCTTCTGGGGCAGCCAGAAGGCAATTCTCATTGTCACACAACAGATGGGGTCTGCCAATCCGTTGCCATGATTCAGTTCCAGGAACTCATCTTTCCTCAtgcaaaatgctgcatttgTTTCAGAGAGTGCAGCTGAGTTGGAACATCCCCTCCCTGGGTGTTCAGGTCCTTCTTAACCATCTCTCCAGGAACATATGTGTCATCAGCACACTCTGTATTTGCAAATAAGTAATTATtaattaacaaataaaataaatgggaCTTGTTTTGCAATACTGGGATGACTTCAAACCAGCTTTTTCATTACAATTATGTCTCACTCTAGCTTTATCTCTAGTTATGCCCACAAAACAATTGACACCAGTGAAGAATGTGTGGAGTACACAACCATAAGTCTTGGAGCTGCCTCGTGCAAGACTTCCTCTTGCTTTCTACCTGTCCTACAGAAGGGAGGGCAAGCTAAGTGGGTGCACCCTGTGCCAGCACCACAGCCATCTTTACCTCCACCCCACCATGAGGGCTGCAGTCTAGTCAGAGGCCCTGCAGGTGAGGCACCAGCCCCTGGTCCAGCAGtttcttctcagtttctctCTTTGTCTGTTACATTACAGAATACTGCTGAAACTTCTAAATGAGgtttcagttctctttttgtACCGACGGGCAATTTCATTCAGATTCTCCCTGCTTTGAACCCTAACTAGCCAAGCATGAAAATGTTACTGTGGCTTGGTTAGGATAGAGCTCAAGCAGAAAAATTTACTAGGTGTGACTTACCAGAAACACTTTCGATAGATTTGCATCTCTGTATTTGGGAGATAcactctgttttcttcctgtaaaaATTAAGACCTCTATGTTTGATCCTCTGTCTCACTCAAAAGCAGCATCAGGAGCTGGTGATATTGCATGCGATGGGTTACGTGGGCTCTAGTGAATACACTTAAGTGTGTAATTTGGAGCAACTCATTTACATCAGTCATTTTTATTAAGGAAACTGTGCTTCAGAGCCTTATACAAGATAGAAAGGGCATGGAAAACTTGAGTAAATTGAATATTAAtgtgatttttgtgtgtgcaaaAGCCCATTGTAACAATAGAGGTCaacaattaatttatttcttctttaggATCATTATTTCAGTCTTATGATGATCTTATGTTTACCGCTGTCCCCTGATATTAAAGATAATAATGTAATAATGGGTTGAAGTGGAAAGGGAATGGCTGAAAATTACCTATGGTCTTCCGTTACTCCTTTTCAGTATTCTCAAAATTTTTATGATGTTGATTTTTTACATTAGGTAGACAGGTCTTCAGTACTCTATGGGCAATTGGAGGCTTGTTTCTAATATTTTACTCAACATACTTACGAAGCAGCATTTCAATAGTGCAGAAGAGAAATCATTTACGTCCAAATTGCTTAAATCTCTGCgtttttattaaaacagatttAACTCAGGACTTTGGGGAAGCAGCTTTCCATGCTAAAAATTAAACACCTTCCCATGTCAAAGTCCAGTAGGAAAGATGAATAAATCAACATCTGAGGTACTTCGGAAGGAGGTAGTTAAGATGCTGTGAGAAGTAGGGATGGTCTTTGAAATTTTTCTGGCAATGGAAAGAAGTTGAACTCCAGCAAAAAGTCATAGATGTCTAAACCTAGGAATGCTTTGAAAAGCCAGGGCTTGTCAAAGTCAATCTTCCCCTGCACATTCCTAACTCTCCCTTATGCTTACTTGGCCAACCTTTTTCCGGAGTTCTTAGTGCATGCCTACTCCCACCCATTCAGTGTCAGACCCTCATCTTGTCTCAAGTGCCCCTCCAGTTTCTTAAATCTGACACAGGGAGTAGcaacattcaaaacaaaacaacaaaaaatggaGACTGTGCTTTTTCACTATAGCAGTAACAGCCCTTAGTCACCAACAACATGGAGCATTTCAGGTAAGCTCAGGTGACTTTAACCAAGATTTTCTTTACATTGACAGGCCACAGATGGCACAGACAGACTGAGATAAACAGAGATCCTTCCTTTTATTACAAGTGCTGATAAGCTGCAGAAGATGCAAGACAGATCTGGCCCAAGAGAAACCCTTTCTTTGATCATACTGAGATTTCTTTGACATGCTGAGAAAGTCCATTGGGATAATCAGTTT
This portion of the Meleagris gallopavo isolate NT-WF06-2002-E0010 breed Aviagen turkey brand Nicholas breeding stock chromosome 8, Turkey_5.1, whole genome shotgun sequence genome encodes:
- the C8H10orf71 gene encoding cardiac-enriched FHL2-interacting protein, which gives rise to MQGNKKHTEGQSDSSSIGSLLDDTDREVSSLTDRAFKSLCVAELEDSYNEPDLAISPDFTRQFSAKFHPGALNHAIKLTASCNKLAARNNENAIWASTFQQLPKCAPEEKKSAKNNTLGTERKKLNLPVPGPRNNKHVSKVSSLIKTFDKTANQGSGDSLIASKQPIKNSFQRCKLNHGNDMACWDNTAILNIHKELSGFSEDSQDSHHVSGKHEPQKRPNKIDMSYWGSDGCYPVLIEMSKVAKSNFSRSSKNAFKNKNLKVNEPAKKGNFLHSENSAFESWNVHHRKLSEKEEFVDPVTEKESLTYREETPVIEGSHASELKLPPVKATVAKNQKKDFQMEPTPPETAFSIPLPAVFVPRGPLPSGTDFPAALPPVPPPRIHVHQNPPQPPPVPQPLPLPAPPHPPTPPIHEAPPIPPLPLPDQLSPPAMSQTSISPQSMSHRMVSPSSLSQAPVPLPRGLPATLTKQEATSLPWRRLRATKGASERRQTSEEFSTSNETCLLSEKASGAKPDQDVTPLIKQANSPGSVSPIFNITKLLTPIIPPKQEIDPMESEMIPLTPPPTESMSERDDEGSVFSDYRSRDSYKSKASSLLFNLKDVRKRVKTIYTPSPLLRVLENRNRARESIQENLQEKNSMKMAEKDELSDITSALSESIHEKDNKTDLAGHFTDDYLTLSSPQTTADFLFHQTVDNLQQDHSTHEDLIKNTRGNEDYPLLGHQCEEPNLRKSLPYPAMKLYSRDDTDTTLGQPLQNSSFQAEEKEREAGKPNENVAFKTLPSQLSPAEDVPYSDIQTNMAVTDHEAQGKRSPSSSEQSFISTVEQPFQEEQLSPELLVEKESLQESQRTKAEMSAESKKSHEERRNAVGEDKLQYYACVSSGTGASERKEGTVTENEQRSMIKEKLRQEKKEEANGMDSASDSIKDSSTPRSEEPQTRPSSSSAKPCLFMIKDNKFRSPQVIRAVKMPLFRSFSLDDTVSSSYKEMEGRFALPVAHSKQPQDMLHAAEQGWLASMRIGQQDVREGATDRGRDASETGSTSATLDPNLLEDTESFLLGKLMEEDEETCTLLNEVGKMNEESICRDKKKPQIRKARHSLTQPNLGLENDQAQNSPSYPTERKVNYFKNHRLFNRRGGSCAKKIITTETISPVAESIPEDHTYLSVSHEEEMLDMEDTQVLLDSLECSAVTSPRSGSTMHSLVVSLPSEKPTISSLGETEGAINPALLNMALKSQADTSAEEILNSTQRHPLLDPAGEAERLGLGERGASKPPAVPPKTEKALRRAKKLASRRKKIEEQQKKHQAEHTDIAGRKVSRSGHTLASPSPLGYSIHPAPHSTFTSPETSIRRLSGASAVSPSPSLTQRKLLQDPDSGQYYVVDLPAEVNVKTFYDPETGKYVQVSVPYSEENAYQPSSSEIRNSPYASYPRALPLPASSVAVLRSPSQLSESTWLMSAKQGEPAELPKDGQQDYRYAGAVDNQPCTEPASHSCSQDTEETHICLGKDMSSTPNTALVSLTNLDNFSAEGVS